In Rubrobacter naiadicus, one DNA window encodes the following:
- a CDS encoding ester cyclase, protein MTHQGGPLEKTLRRPALVRVAGVAAVLVGALGLFEGVTNLLVQFYGPYHPLYGFYDLAYFVAEPARSFMIPLALLGVWAVVCEGGSTFRVAALSGLAVALLTCIVPPAYILREWLHYGDQILWLGLLDGGIRTMFLLWFWGPPVAAILAGAAASSARRGLGRARFVLLPAGVISLPLISLSLFQWYLGSSSRPGAQGLWSQVVLAAPSIFAALCWIFFGTALYGALPRSKRRLQEERERTEQANLHRARRLYEEAFALKDLSVLDELLDPEVSDEVHHLKGRRNFERSILDLHASFPDLRLSIKEQRARDDTVETRLLLSGTDRGGVLWYPPTGRKASFEASFQDRFREGLLVEHSGRVDMESLRQQLGLPEA, encoded by the coding sequence ATGACGCACCAGGGCGGGCCGCTGGAGAAGACACTTCGGCGGCCCGCCCTGGTGCGCGTTGCCGGGGTTGCCGCGGTCCTCGTCGGTGCTCTCGGATTGTTCGAGGGCGTGACGAACCTGCTGGTTCAGTTCTACGGTCCCTACCATCCGCTCTACGGGTTCTACGACCTCGCATACTTCGTGGCCGAACCGGCGAGGAGCTTCATGATCCCGCTGGCCCTGCTCGGGGTCTGGGCCGTCGTCTGCGAGGGTGGCAGTACGTTTCGTGTGGCGGCGCTCTCGGGGCTCGCCGTGGCCCTTCTCACCTGCATAGTGCCCCCAGCCTACATCCTGCGGGAGTGGCTCCATTACGGGGACCAGATACTGTGGCTCGGTCTTTTGGATGGCGGGATCAGAACCATGTTCTTACTCTGGTTCTGGGGCCCGCCGGTCGCAGCGATCCTCGCCGGCGCAGCGGCCTCGAGCGCGCGGAGGGGCCTGGGCCGGGCCCGCTTCGTCCTGTTGCCCGCCGGCGTGATCAGCCTCCCCCTGATAAGCCTCTCGCTCTTCCAATGGTACCTCGGCAGTTCCTCCCGGCCCGGTGCACAGGGCCTCTGGTCCCAGGTGGTCCTCGCGGCTCCCTCCATCTTCGCCGCGCTCTGCTGGATCTTCTTCGGAACCGCACTCTACGGGGCACTCCCCCGTAGTAAGAGACGCCTCCAGGAGGAACGCGAGAGAACGGAGCAGGCGAACCTCCACCGGGCACGACGGCTCTACGAGGAGGCGTTCGCCCTCAAAGACCTCTCCGTGCTCGACGAACTGCTCGACCCCGAAGTCTCCGACGAGGTCCACCACCTGAAGGGCCGGCGTAATTTCGAACGGAGCATCCTCGACCTCCACGCGAGCTTCCCGGACCTCCGCCTCTCCATAAAGGAGCAGCGAGCCCGGGACGATACGGTCGAAACCCGCCTGCTGCTCTCCGGAACCGACCGCGGTGGTGTCCTCTGGTACCCCCCGACGGGACGCAAGGCCTCCTTCGAAGCCTCTTTCCAGGACCGGTTCAGAGAAGGCCTGCTCGTCGAACACTCCGGCAGAGTGGATATGGAGAGCCTGCGCCAACAGCTTGGCCTCCCCGAAGCCTGA
- a CDS encoding thiolase family protein, whose protein sequence is MSFGNNGTEIVVSTPLRTAIGTFGGALKDVPATELGATVAREVISRSGVEGEQVDQVIVGNILSAGQGMNPGRQVGIKAGLPVSVPGMTLNRMCGSGLQAIVSAAQEVALGDAEVVLAGGIESMDQAPFLLPRARYGYRMGMPGGEILDHMVYDGLWDVFNDYHMGVTAENVAEKYGVSREDQDAYAARSHQRAARAIQEGYFEEQIVPVEVKQKKETIRFTTDEHVRPNTSVESLARLKPVFKRDGGTVTAGNSSGINDGAAMMLVTTDRKAEELDLPVAGRLVSAAVTGVDPALMGTGMIPASRMALKKAGLSIEDMDIVEANEAFASIAVTVGRELGVPEERLNPLGGAVALGHPIGATGAILTVKILHELRRTGGRYGLVTLCIGGGMGIAAIFERIS, encoded by the coding sequence TTGAGCTTTGGGAACAACGGAACGGAGATAGTGGTCTCCACTCCCCTGAGGACGGCGATCGGGACGTTCGGCGGGGCTCTCAAGGACGTGCCGGCGACCGAGCTTGGGGCCACGGTGGCCCGAGAAGTCATCTCCCGCTCGGGCGTGGAGGGGGAGCAGGTAGATCAGGTGATCGTCGGCAACATCCTCTCGGCTGGGCAGGGGATGAACCCGGGGCGGCAGGTCGGGATCAAAGCCGGCCTCCCGGTGAGCGTCCCCGGGATGACGCTCAACCGGATGTGCGGATCCGGTCTGCAGGCGATCGTCTCTGCGGCGCAGGAGGTGGCGCTCGGTGACGCGGAGGTGGTGCTCGCCGGCGGGATCGAGAGCATGGACCAGGCGCCCTTCCTGCTGCCCAGGGCCCGCTACGGCTACCGGATGGGGATGCCGGGCGGGGAGATCCTGGACCACATGGTCTACGATGGGCTGTGGGACGTCTTCAACGACTACCACATGGGCGTGACCGCCGAGAACGTGGCCGAGAAGTACGGCGTCTCGCGTGAGGACCAGGATGCCTACGCCGCGCGCAGCCACCAGCGGGCGGCCCGGGCCATCCAGGAGGGGTACTTCGAGGAGCAGATCGTCCCCGTCGAGGTGAAGCAGAAGAAGGAGACCATCCGGTTCACCACCGACGAGCACGTCCGTCCGAACACGAGCGTCGAGAGCCTCGCCCGGCTCAAGCCGGTCTTCAAACGTGACGGGGGCACCGTTACGGCGGGCAACTCGAGCGGGATAAACGACGGCGCCGCGATGATGCTCGTTACCACCGACAGAAAGGCCGAAGAGCTCGATCTGCCGGTGGCGGGGAGGCTCGTCTCGGCGGCCGTGACCGGCGTGGACCCGGCGTTGATGGGTACGGGTATGATCCCGGCCTCCCGGATGGCATTGAAGAAGGCGGGGCTCTCGATCGAAGATATGGACATCGTCGAGGCGAACGAGGCCTTCGCCTCGATCGCGGTCACCGTCGGGCGTGAGCTGGGCGTACCGGAGGAGCGGCTCAACCCTCTGGGCGGGGCGGTCGCGCTCGGCCACCCGATAGGCGCCACCGGGGCGATCCTCACCGTCAAGATCCTGCACGAGCTCAGGCGTACCGGAGGACGCTACGGGCTGGTGACGCTTTGTATCGGCGGAGGGATGGGGATCGCGGCGATCTTCGAACGCATCTCCTAG